The nucleotide sequence ATCTAacacatttttaaaaaaataatgtacGTTATTGATGTTGTCTTCGTAGtaaaaaaatgcttataattgtattttaatattaatttaacaaTTTCGCGAAGGCTTATGAATGATACCCTTGTCGGAATAGTCCATCTGGTAGGTTGTCATGAATCGATCCTGATCCACGCGTTGAATGATCTCGTCCATAGGCGTGCTCTGTAGAATTCCATAGAGATTAGGATATTTTTCTTCCAACTGAAACGAGCGTGTTTCCACTTAACTGCGCGCAAAAATTATTTCCGTTATGGAAGTCTACTCACTTTTTTCATATACGTGCTGGGTTGGTTGAATTTCGTCGCCTCTGTCTCCGGATGGGGGCCTGTTTTCGCAGGATACAGTTTAGGGTCTAGAAGCCGTCCCATGGGACCCAAACGACTCCAATCCTGATCATCTCCGCACAGATCAATGACTTTTAGTTCGCGCGAACGCGTGTTACATCGACAGGAACCACCGTCGCGTAGCGTGGTTGGCGCGTGTTGAATCCTTGTGGAAGGCCACGTGTAATCTTTTTGATATGTTGAAATAAACCGATCCATGCTGgcgttccttttttatttttgtacagTGGAAACGTATTGACACGGGGCTGATTTTGCTACTCTGATACACGGTCCATTTATCATTTTTTTTGATGCGGAAATCTACAACGCATTTGAACGGAAATCTATTACGATCCAACCGTAGGAAGTCGACACTTTTCAAACAATTGCGTCAGAAACGTAGAAAGTCTTACAATCTATCGTAGAACGGAAACGTTAGAGAATGGTACtttcttttaattataaaacaaacaTTTTCGTGTCTCTTTACTAAGAAAATAGAACAAAATTGCAGCAAAGAAATTGATTAAATCAaccgatttttaaaaataaattatagttcGAATACGCACGAAATACAGATATAAGAAACATAACAAAAAGTAATTCTTCTTaaagaaataaattgaaaatattttgaaacggtAAATAGTTTAATAAATCATAGAATAATATACTTCACCTGCTAttcatttttgcaaattttggtACTTGAATTTTTCTTGGGTTGAAGATTACGCCATGACGAACATCGTGCTTTTCACCAAATTCTATTTCGTTTCATTCATGATTTTCGACGTTATTTTACTATTGTTCGTCGGAGGTTGTGACGACATGACGGAATTTCGCCAGTTACGCGGTGGGATTCCGACGGTTAAGAGCGTGGCGACATTCAGGCTCCTCGCGTTCCTATATTGCAACAGTTAGCGACTCGAAAGTTCAGTAATTTCGCCAGTCCAAACAAACGGCGTGACAGTTGTAAGACAACGGTTAAGCATGCATGACTTTAAGTTGCAACGTCGGCTGAGCAAACAAACCGCGTCCAATAAATAGTCGTAGACCGATAGTGTTCGCGCGTTTACTTGCAGTCGCGGATAAAGATGCCACGTATTAGCGCAAGATGGCACCGTCCGTTTGCGATTATGTATTGTGTTTGGCCTGACGCCACTTTCAATAGAAATTATCTATTTTCCGGGTCAATATTTCCGCCCGACGTAGTCAATCATATAAATGAGAAAGAAAAATATCGTCAGTAACGACTTTCTGATTTCCGTCGGAACTGCTAGCGATGTTTCTTTCtcttactatttttattttgttgagaAATTTCGAGATATTTCGGTAAGTGGTCGCCCGCGTTGCAAAAGGCTGGATCGTAGTCACAATTATTTTTCGCGTTAAGAACGATTCTCTTTTCTGTCGGTTGCACGGCATCAATCTTATTCTCACCCCTACTTTTTCATCGTCGATTGGCAGCGTTCCAAGACAAACAGATAGTTCAATGTGGAGACTAGACACAGGCCACCGACTGCAATCGACAGTACACCAAAGTCGTGCTCGCTTTATTTCGAGATACATCGGTTCGAAAGTTCGGTCACTCCGCTTCCGGAATCCGTGGTGTCTTCTGCGCTAGGCACAAACGACCAGAGCCCCGGTTTTAAACTTCCTAGTAGGAATTATTTGATGTAAAATTCAGTTATAACTATTTAGAGAAAGCAACTTCAACTTTCTTGGTGTATGAGAGCAACACAAGTTATTACATTAACCCTAGAACATCAACAAATGTTGATATATCCAATTAACTTAGCAGGGCTAGTTCTGTTTCTTGAAAAAGGAAAGTTTTCATGGATTGAGTCTTCAGGTTTGATATGATAGAACGTTAAAATTCAATGATGACTACATAGGAAAGGCAACTTCAGCTTTCTTGGTGTATGAGAGCAACACGAGGCATTGCATCAACTCTAGAACATCATCAAACGTTGGTACACTCAATTAACTTAGCAGGGCTAGTTTTATTTCTTGAAAAAGGAAAATTTTCAAGGATTGAGTCTTCAGGTTTGATCAGAGATTAAGAAGTCTATGAAACAAGGTCAAAGTCGATTAAAATTTTGTCGAGGGAGGCGAACGTTGGAAAGTTTCGGGAAACGATGACGTTACGGGACGTCGGATTTGGAGACGAAACGAATCATCTTTGTCGTGTTCCCCCGCTGGCAAGCCTTCTGTCCCGCAGGAAGGAAAGCTCGGAAACGGACTGTACCGATGGTTGCTCTAAAGATATCGCTGCGTCCACGCAGCCAGGAATAGAACCGTGACGTCGTCGTTCGTCGACGAGCGAACACCAACTCTTCGTGCTCGCCACCGACGGTCAGCCAATGAGATACGCTTCGAGGTCGATGCTGAAGACGGTACTCCGACATGCCACCCCGCGATTCTGATTTCGTCGCAGCCACTTCCTCGTTTCCCCTCGCGTTTTAGTGTCACGCGAATACTTATGAAGCGTCCAGTTATTCGTCACCTTGTCTCGGTTTTCTCGATTTTCGAATAGCTCCCGGAACTCGTGGGTGGCCTTTGCTACGGAACGTCGATGCCCAGCGACGAATCGAGCCGCGTACCAGCATGGAATCCTTTGGATTCGTCGAGAAGCTCGTCCTGTCGAAGGTTTTGTCTTTAGGATACCTTATTTCAACTATGAGATACAAGGTGGCATTTTCGTGTAACAAGTCTAAAATTTTATGCTTTCCTCCTAAATAGAAAATACAGTATTTTAAAGATAAAAGTTACAGGCTAAACTCTTTTCAAGTCGATGTTTAtacatcgaataaaaattttaattttaatttttgtaatattctttCGTCGATATAAAAGTTAATTTATCCAagggaaaaaaattaattatgaaCTGTTCAACTATTCGTTCTTTTGTTCTCGTGTAATACGAAACGCAAACAGAGGTTACGAGGGTTAACAAGATTCtacattaattaataaataataaaaagaatcgacatagaaaaaattgttttctataATTTAGTGATGTCCTCGTACAAGGTcacttaaaattaataatagaTTTTCAAACAAAATTGGTATATATCGTTTGTTCTTGTTACACGAGAATCCCTCCCTTAAGTTAGGGGATCACATGGGTAGATTATTTTGCATTCAACGGGGTTTCGAAAACTTTGAAAGCTCTACACGCGGTAGAATCGAGACGAAAATAGTACTGTAGAATCTTCTCCGTTCAAACTTTCCTTACTCGAACGCTCCGCCATCTTTATTACTTGAGCGTTCTGTTGAATTCGTCCAAAAGATTTAACAGGTTTTCGTATAAATGGAAATATTATGTTTACATTTAAAAACACTTGAATGCTCATCGACTCATTTTCCATGTTTTACCACGCGAATGTTCGTCCAAACATGTTCAAACTCTTCTTGCGGCCCGTATCATAGTTTAGAAAGATACCAGATTTAAAAACAAAGATACAAGCAGATGAAGTACCGTTTGCTTCGTAATTCGTTACACGTTACGATCCCGAAATACGCGAGCTCGTTCGAAAACGTTTCACCCAGTGTGTTCCGAAAGAAAGGCCTTCCTAGAATGAAATTCTGGTCGCCGAGTTTTTCTAAGAATGGAAGAATGATCAAATCCGCGAGGCAGCCAGGGACGGGGCGACGATAATTTACAGCCGAACCGTATCTCGGCGGTTCTCCATCAAGCTTTTCCAGCGCGAGTTCAAAAGACGAATTCGAAACGGgggaaaagaaaaacaaaaaatgaGGGTGGAGGTGACGCTGTCAGGAACGGAGTCGATAAAAATCGTTGACAAGAGGCGCATCGTAAATTTCTGGAGGGAAAGAATTATTGCCACCGGATAAAGACGAGGCAGCAACGATCTGACCAAAAGCGCACGTGGACACGAAGTTGCAGAGAAACGTGGCGTTACCGACTCGCCGAGGTTCTCGTTTTTGGAAGTTCTGGATTCCTCGCGGCGTATGACTCAACGGGGGAGAAAAAAGGAAGAAGCGAATGAACGGCATGGTGGCGCAGCCTGATGAAAGAAGACGCTGACAAAGGAACTGCCGCAGACGGTGAAATTAATTTGCGTATTATTTTCTACCCGCGAGGGGCGTTTAACCCCGAAACACGATATCGTGCGTTTACCTTCAGTCCCGTTCTGCGTCTTCGAATTATCTTCGTTCCGAGATGGTTCCAATAATAGCGCCGAGACGCGGGGATATTGACAAGGGCCCGAACACGCTGATAAATAATCCCGGTGGTAATTTTAACgtgcaaaaataataaaacaggtTTCGTGTAAACGTTTGTTCCATCTCTGCTTTCGACTTACAGACGTTTTTAGCGGTACGATAATGTTCGTCGCGGACCGAGGCCTAGGGTGACTGACTCTATTCAGACATTCGCGCTGAACGCTCAACGTCTGATGTGCGATTTGACTGACTGTTTGTCAACACTTTCGTTTCGTGAATCGCTTTGGTTCGTTCTCTTGAAAATTGTACGCTTCTAGCAGTTCTATCTATGACGATAGGCGAACGGCTGGTACGCTAAAACGTCCCGTAATGAAcgtttctaaaataaataacagTTACAGTTACAGACATTAATGAAAAGTTGTTAGTTAAGTCAAGGATAATAActggactgcggatctttatgtaagttcatatttttattaatagaattaatgaaatgggaacttTGTGATATAAACAtagcctaaatataataattcgtatcttactttaacccttaagtgaacTCTCAGTCCaacgactgaattattttacttaatgttgatttttaccaaattggtaaataagaatcaactttcctttaaagcatttaagtaATAAATTAATggaagattacataaattttcaatagtTACATagacatatattaaacaatttaaaCTTGCGGAGAGCAGTAGCGATCTCAATAATCCATTTAAGGGTTAagtgtttcttatatttttccatattaagtgcattctgtagttttttgagtcTTCTGTAAAATTTAAAACAACCTTTTCGGTAATGCGTTTTTTAcgataaaccaggaaacgctagaaaaagttatagaaaattTCGTAGgtctttgaaaatatttaaggtATTAAAGTTATCGAATAATTAAAGATCACCCTGCAAATATTCAATCGAGCAGCCGTTACAAATTTAGATTCGATAGAGCGAAGATTTTGCTTACGTAACCGGTTAGGGGATGATTCAGATTAGATCGATCGAAAGCCACGAATTCGCTACTTGGAACGAATCGCTAAGAACTGTATTCTAAGTATGAGAGCATCGTTAACTGCCGGTGACGCATCTTCCAGAAATTCGTGCAATCGGAAAACTAAAATCGTATGGGAACAAGACAGATAGTGTCGGCGTCTGTCGCCTGTTCATCTGGAGTAGGAAGCAGAGGTACTCTATTGAAATAGCAGCGCGACCATTAACATTCATTAGCACCTCTCACGTCTTTGGAAATGACTTACATATAACTTGACGATGAAACGAGAGAGGGAACACAAATTCATGTTCCCAtgtaattttctattttctcCTTTTGTAGTACGAAGTTTACGATTTTCAATCTTTCCCGTGCTATTTGAAATTAATAGCATGAAAAGGCTCTATCCTTATTTATTCCTATAACTACACCTTGTTACCTAGTCTCTTATTCTCATTATTTAATTTCTTGAACATAAAAGAATAAAACGTAATCGTTTATGGCTATGTGGTATTACTCTGTCGTATGCCCTGTTTTTTGTTTGCAGTATATTTTAAATAACCACATATTTCGGTGTTTGAAATTAGGATGATCCTCACTCGCCAGATTTATCATTTATCTCGATCTctacaaaattttttaaatatataaaacttcAATAACGACAACCATGTACAGAAGtttattttttcataaaaagAAAGTTCATTTTTTGCATTAGAAATTTGTAAAGTACCAAATAAATGGGAATAAGTTATATGTAGTAACAAAGAATACGTTTTAGACCAAACTGTTCTGTGACTCTTTCAAAAGAGAAGTGAAATCAAAACAAAAAAGATGGCGATGTCCCTTAACATCTCATCCCCTAAAGCCAATTGTTCTTAATTTTTTTCACCCTTTTTGGCAGTCCAAGGAAATTCGTGAAATTACTAATTCCACTgtggaactagaaaaattctcaaattgagatgtcgagggaaataaattttaataaaacataaataagtactgaaacagaTTTTAGGTTATGGTACTTTACatttaaaaagaatattttagtcttgcagaatattgtACGAATCTGGAATGCGTTAAGAGCTACTACCTCGAACAAAGAAGCTGAACATCGCTTCGTAGTtaaagaaactttttttttttaccaaagaAACCGCGCGCAATCGTAAACCCATCGTTCGTGTTCGTATCTTCTCACGTTTTCGCGCCACTTTATCATCGAACGCGCGTGCTCGGCGCAACGACGCGCGCATCCGCGAACAGAGACAAATCGTAGCCGCGtggcattaaattaaaaatcattCATTCGGCATCGCGTTGAACGCGTTCAGGCTAGACAACGATCCCCGAGAACGCACGTCCCGCGTGTCTCATTAAATTTATACCGGCGTTCACATTCCCGTCAGACGACGTAGCACCCAATTAAACGTTTGATATAGGGTGGACCCCCGTGTTTTGACTTTCGCGCGGCACACGTTCGCGCGCCACGCGGGTCTGGCAAAAATAATCCGCGCCAGGGGCGGGGGAGGGATAGGGGTAGCGCGGAGAATTCGCGAGAGAGTTTCGTGGAACGTCGCGGTTTTCGTTCAAGCTGCCTTACAAAGTGTAAAATTACTGGCCCGAGGTAAGCTCGATCCTCGAGGCCGACATTTTTTTTTCTCGGCCATTTAACGTCACCGCGACATCCTCTTTGATCGCTTTATCGTTCTCGTCCAGGAAAACATTGAGGTCTTTTaaacagaaaaataattttatagccaCCGTACGGCGTGGAGCAAATCCGAACACGTGCGTATGGAATTTTAACACTTTTACAACCACATGTTTTTTCTAAACTGTACTCGAGGTTCTATAACCCCAGATTATGGGGATTGGTAACGCGAAATTTTTGAAATAGTACTTGTCATCATGGATAAACTTTCTTGAAATATCAAATTATAGTTAGCTCttgatataaaatttttaaccAAGACTATTTTGTGTGTAATTTTATCAATGTcactgaaaattatttttgtttaatggTATAGTTTGCAAAATAATTTGGTTTCTTAAATGTAAGGAGGTCTTACGAAATGTACTAAATTAAATGATCTTAAGTATGTATATTCTTTGAAAATTAACTCTTATCTAAGCCCTTTTGACATTATCTCTAATTTCAGATTGCATATTAGTTAATATAAACACAGTGTTTATATACGTATTGATTTATGGCCTAATATCTAACAGGGCAAGAAAATAttctttcatttttcataaaatattgattatcactattcgaaattcttttaagCCATATTTTTTAAGTCGGTTGTCAATATTTTTCGGAAATTTTCCCACGTGGAAAAATCTTTGGGATCTTAATTGGGATCAGTACCGATTTCTTATGCTTAATTGGGCTTTGATCGAGCAATCCAGTCTGATCTAATTCGGAAGCGTAGCAGGCCGGCAATCAGATTCTGATTAGACACTCTTAGGATCCATTTAGAATTCCAATATGGTTCTGGTGAGATTAAGGTATCTTTTTAATCTCAAATACGTACAGTTCTTtcatttgaaatataattagTATAATGTGTAAATAAATGAAATACACAattgttaattataatcatataCTTGCATTTGTATAATGTACTTATTATTATagcaaagaaatttatattcttcgtAGATTTTCAGTTACTATCAGTTGTATTAAATGTATTTTTCGATGTTTTCCAGAAAATATCTTGAAACTATGAACCAAGAGGTTGAGGAATTATAATTATACACGCCTcaaattattttacaataaatttgtgCTTCGACAGAGAGTAATTTTGATAACAAGGAAAACAATGTTTATAGCGTGAAGAATTTTACTAATAGAATAAGACCTGTAAAATTCGTTGATATAATTTTATgagatttgtatatatttttttatgaggATATTTATCAAGTTCTGTCACTTATTTTAAGTATCAATCAATTCATGCATACGAAAGTAGCTATGAAATAGTTAATTTTATGcaacataaaataaaattgatgcAATACATTATTAAATTCTGCAGCTGCTcgtaaaataaacctggataTTATTCATAATGTTAATCTAGTAGTTTGGAAGATTTAAATAAGTAGTAATACGATTGTCCCGCTTATTTCACTAAACACCATTTTATTTCTGGAAAAATCGTGGGTCTAAGAGTGAAATCAGGTTTGTTTGTTTCTGATGGAACGTTCACGATGTTGATGGAACGCTCATAACTTTATTGCACGATTTAAAATCGAGTCGCGCGACGTCGACTCGATGCAGTTGATTTTGAATGCGGGAATCTTCGTTCCTGTCGTCATTCGAGCAGCAGAATTTTGGCATAAAGTACAAGCAGATCACCGAGGCCTTCCCGCCGGACGCAAAGTGACTGTTTCGTATCGTTACTGGCGATCGTTCCGTCAAATTAATTTGTCGTGATTCCTGTTTTCGTTCCCGTTTCTTTCGTGTCTTTACGGTCGCATGAAATTCGCAAGATTTATAAGCGTAAACGTCACGAGATTAAACGTCCACTCCCCTTCGATGCGATTCTCCTTACGTTTAACAATTTTCTTTCTACTGACGAATCCTTGAAAGATAATAATCGATATACATAACTAGAatgtggatgtttatgcaaaattttaattttcaaaaaactacagaatgcacttaatacgcaaaagtataaaaaatacttatagtaagatacgaattattatatttaggggtcgagacaaccctctacaaagctcttaTTTCTAatcttatttctacaacaagctCTTATTCATCTTCAAATTTTTATCCATGGGAAAATGTGAAGAGAATAGTTTATTCTGAAAATATCGCAAGTCTGGAACATTTGAAACACCGAAACATCGTAGTATTTGAACAAATAAAAACCTCTGACACGCAGCAAATTAATTGAAatcgaataacattttaaacaATATCTTtgctaaaaatatattattttgtttttttttattatcgtcTTATTTCGAGTCATAGAATTTACTTGACCCAAATTTTACCATGAAATACGACTTATCCTGTATAGCAGCATAGGTCAATAAATAATCAGTATTAATAACGTAAAATGAATCATAGTATGGAAAAGTAGAGTATAATGGAATACAGTagtatttataattgttacgaTTGAAATAAATTTCCTTCATCGATAATAATTTTAGTCTAGTAAGTAATTGTTATTTGAAGCCTTTCTTTATTTTGGTTATAATAGTCAAGGTTCTTATTATCCATTACAATATTTATGTACTTCGATTTTCAACATTTAATAATACTTGGTTCACTCTTTTGTTAAAAGACGAGGTGTCcaaagaattatttttctttttctttaaacATCTCTTTACGCAGAACATTTCCTCTGATATTAATTTGTACATTATTATCCACCCAAGAAATGTATTACCAGAATAGAGAATTTCTCATTTCTCATTTTCCATTTAGTTATTTTATCATGGAACTCTCAGCTCGTCCTAAGGGATCTTAGAAACATTAATGTCGTAGAAAATAGAGGAAAAGATCGAATGAAAAGTGACTGACAGCTGGGTCCAAAAAGACCCAGCGCACCAACGACCGTCTTGCGAGTGTTATTTTCGGTTAATTCGTCGACATACATTAACTCGACACTTTTTTGTCCATTCCCTGCGAGCACCGTAGCCAATAAAGTCATCGACCTCAGAAGTATTTTCTT is from Colletes latitarsis isolate SP2378_abdomen chromosome 4, iyColLati1, whole genome shotgun sequence and encodes:
- the LOC143341351 gene encoding uncharacterized protein LOC143341351, which gives rise to MDRFISTYQKDYTWPSTRIQHAPTTLRDGGSCRCNTRSRELKVIDLCGDDQDWSRLGPMGRLLDPKLYPAKTGPHPETEATKFNQPSTYMKKLEEKYPNLYGILQSTPMDEIIQRVDQDRFMTTYQMDYSDKAIMGTTDEEKDPCVSMKHRIRIDCRPSTRSRLSKRDNGLRGRTKTSRKKVEDDSHETRIPPWRSEYQDSISRLGHAILRGRIHHKKANAPTWSMAIL